Proteins from one Deinococcus budaensis genomic window:
- a CDS encoding anti-sigma factor domain-containing protein, translating to MKPDRDQLLAYALGQLPAAEAAQVEAALDADPALRADLRADLDALSLLAEDLDLGGVEVPLDAGARLLARVQAEEAAGPARIQPTPPPAAASSAPPPTPPAPRRPAWRLPAVLGLVAALALAFALFSRPDADPAARYAGQPGAVQRAIEVNGETLGTLVRLPDGGVYVRLTRPLPPGRTYQLWQLQGQTPVSLGTFGEGGLLVTLPAGATVAVSVEPPGGSPQPTTQPLFVQQI from the coding sequence ATGAAGCCCGACCGTGATCAGCTCCTCGCCTACGCCCTGGGTCAGCTCCCGGCGGCCGAGGCGGCGCAGGTCGAGGCCGCGCTGGACGCCGACCCGGCCCTGCGCGCCGACCTGCGCGCCGATCTGGACGCCCTGAGCCTGCTGGCCGAGGACCTCGATCTCGGCGGGGTGGAGGTGCCGCTGGATGCCGGGGCGCGCCTGCTCGCCCGCGTTCAGGCCGAAGAGGCGGCTGGCCCGGCCCGGATACAGCCGACCCCGCCGCCCGCTGCGGCGTCCTCCGCCCCGCCGCCGACCCCCCCCGCGCCCCGCCGCCCCGCCTGGCGCCTGCCCGCCGTGCTGGGGCTGGTGGCCGCTCTGGCCCTCGCCTTCGCGCTGTTCTCGCGCCCGGACGCCGACCCCGCTGCGCGCTACGCGGGGCAGCCCGGCGCGGTTCAGCGGGCCATCGAGGTGAACGGCGAGACGCTGGGCACGCTGGTGCGCCTGCCGGATGGCGGGGTCTACGTGCGGCTCACCCGCCCACTGCCGCCGGGCCGCACCTACCAGCTGTGGCAGCTCCAGGGCCAGACGCCCGTCTCGCTGGGCACCTTCGGGGAAGGCGGCCTGCTGGTCACGCTGCCCGCCGGGGCTACGGTCGCCGTGAGTGTCGAGCCGCCCGGCGGCAGCCCGCAGCCCACCACCCAGCCGCTGTTCGTCCAGCAGATCTAG
- a CDS encoding MFS transporter, whose product MSAEPASPDAPQDGWRTFLWLWGSQALSVLGGGLSGFALNIYLTQTRFPLDTQRGDLAAALSLTALGWTFAAIFGGPLAGALADRLDRRRIMLTCDLLGALLLAGAVALVTLGTPPVWALVLLTAGLGLIGTFHGSAFDASYSVLVPRAQLPRANGMMQTIWSLSGLLSPALAALLIGLPALARGSGGPAWLAGIRDGVPLALALDGLTFVLAAAVLGRLRIPTPPRADLAGAGASRPRPSLGEDMRFGWRFIFARAPLLHLLLTFAAVNLLTSGVGVLHPLLVRFALLPDAAARGLSQGAALATLWTAFSAGASWAACWSAPGAG is encoded by the coding sequence ATGAGCGCTGAGCCTGCCTCCCCGGACGCCCCCCAGGACGGCTGGCGAACCTTTCTGTGGCTGTGGGGATCGCAGGCGCTGAGCGTGCTGGGCGGTGGGCTGAGCGGCTTCGCGCTGAACATCTACCTGACCCAGACCCGCTTTCCGCTGGACACCCAGCGCGGCGACCTCGCGGCGGCCCTCTCGCTGACGGCGCTGGGGTGGACCTTTGCGGCGATCTTTGGGGGGCCGCTGGCGGGGGCGCTGGCCGACCGCCTGGACCGCCGCCGCATCATGCTGACCTGCGACCTGCTGGGGGCGCTGCTGCTCGCGGGAGCCGTGGCGCTCGTCACGCTGGGTACGCCCCCCGTCTGGGCGCTGGTGCTGCTCACGGCGGGGCTGGGGTTGATCGGCACCTTCCACGGTTCGGCCTTCGACGCCAGTTACAGCGTGCTGGTGCCCCGGGCGCAACTTCCGCGCGCCAACGGCATGATGCAGACCATCTGGAGCCTGTCGGGGCTGCTGAGTCCGGCGCTGGCGGCGCTGCTGATCGGCCTGCCCGCGCTGGCGCGGGGGAGCGGCGGCCCGGCGTGGCTGGCCGGCATTCGGGACGGCGTGCCGCTCGCGCTGGCGCTCGACGGGCTGACCTTTGTGCTGGCGGCGGCGGTGCTCGGGCGGCTGCGGATTCCCACCCCGCCGCGCGCCGATCTGGCCGGAGCCGGGGCGAGCCGCCCGCGCCCCAGCCTGGGCGAGGACATGCGTTTTGGCTGGCGCTTCATCTTCGCGCGGGCGCCGCTGCTGCACCTGCTGCTGACCTTTGCCGCCGTGAACCTGCTGACCAGCGGGGTGGGCGTGCTACACCCCCTCCTGGTGCGCTTCGCCCTGCTGCCCGACGCGGCGGCGCGCGGCCTCTCGCAGGGGGCGGCGCTGGCGACCCTCTGGACGGCCTTCAGCGCCGGGGCCTCGTGGGCGGCCTGCTGGTCAGCACCTGGGGCGGGCTGA
- a CDS encoding ferritin-like domain-containing protein, translating into MSNDTHRTDTPGISTRRKFLGMAGMLGAGAVLSGCTSVIATQPGKVNLDAAIFNFALNLEYLEAAFYLAAVGRLGELDAVGGSSARVTLPAGFTGATNGVGISGLSANVRAMAEEIADDELAHVKVIRATLKGAAVAQPQLDLGPAFDAAGQAASGGAIKGFNPYANELFFLHGAFIFEDVGVTAYKGAARLLVDDKAGGNLENAAGILAAEAYHAGAVRTLLYQRRAEVAAAGLTVEQIVQAISNLRDSVDGSDDRDQGLTANAQNPGVLTRHANIVPTDAGGVAFSRTPRQVGNIVFLAPGATKGGFFPGGLTDDGNLAKLLAL; encoded by the coding sequence ATGAGCAACGACACGCACCGCACCGACACCCCGGGCATCAGCACCCGCCGCAAGTTCCTGGGCATGGCAGGCATGCTGGGCGCGGGTGCCGTCCTCTCCGGCTGCACCAGCGTGATCGCCACGCAGCCGGGCAAGGTGAACCTCGACGCCGCGATTTTCAACTTCGCGCTGAACCTGGAATACCTGGAAGCCGCCTTCTACCTGGCCGCCGTGGGCCGCCTGGGCGAACTCGACGCGGTGGGCGGCAGCAGCGCCCGCGTGACGCTCCCCGCCGGGTTCACGGGCGCCACGAACGGCGTGGGCATCTCCGGCCTGAGCGCCAACGTGCGCGCCATGGCCGAGGAAATCGCCGACGACGAGTTGGCCCACGTCAAGGTGATCCGCGCCACGCTGAAAGGTGCCGCCGTCGCCCAGCCCCAGCTTGACCTCGGCCCGGCCTTCGACGCGGCGGGGCAGGCGGCGTCGGGGGGCGCGATCAAGGGCTTCAACCCCTACGCGAACGAGCTGTTCTTCTTGCACGGCGCCTTCATCTTCGAGGACGTGGGCGTGACGGCCTACAAGGGCGCCGCGCGGCTGCTCGTGGACGACAAGGCGGGCGGCAACCTGGAAAACGCGGCCGGAATCCTGGCGGCCGAGGCGTACCACGCGGGCGCGGTCCGCACGCTGCTGTACCAGCGCCGCGCCGAGGTGGCCGCCGCGGGCCTGACGGTCGAGCAGATCGTGCAGGCGATCAGCAACCTGCGCGACTCGGTGGACGGCTCCGACGACCGCGACCAGGGCCTCACGGCCAATGCCCAGAACCCCGGCGTATTGACCCGCCACGCCAATATCGTCCCCACCGACGCGGGCGGCGTCGCCTTCAGCCGCACGCCCCGTCAGGTGGGCAACATCGTTTTCCTGGCTCCCGGCGCGACCAAGGGCGGGTTCTTCCCGGGCGGCCTGACCGACGACGGCAACCTGGCCAAGCTGCTCGCGCTCTAG
- a CDS encoding SDR family oxidoreductase: MTLFRLDGKRALVTGGSKGIGLAAATALAELGAEITLAARGEAALRDAARTLGARAVVADVGTLAGVQAAVEAAGEVDILVSNAGGPPPALPSEVDEEGWRRGFETTFLSTVRLAAAVLPGMRGRGWGRIIAVTSLTVGRPALTLPVSNAMRAAVTNHLRTLALEVAADGVTCNTVAPGYTATDRLQALHADPAEAARLRGRIPARRFGDPGEVGAAAAFLATREAGYITGQEVLVDGGWSI, from the coding sequence ATGACTCTCTTCAGGCTGGACGGCAAACGCGCCCTGGTAACGGGCGGCAGCAAGGGCATCGGGCTGGCGGCGGCGACCGCCCTCGCGGAGCTGGGGGCCGAGATCACGCTCGCAGCGCGCGGCGAGGCGGCGCTGCGGGACGCGGCGCGGACCCTGGGCGCCCGCGCGGTCGTCGCGGACGTGGGCACCCTGGCAGGCGTGCAGGCGGCGGTCGAGGCCGCCGGAGAGGTGGACATCCTGGTGAGCAACGCGGGCGGGCCGCCTCCTGCGCTGCCCAGCGAGGTGGACGAGGAAGGCTGGCGCCGGGGCTTCGAGACGACCTTTCTCTCCACCGTGCGGCTGGCCGCCGCCGTGCTGCCGGGTATGCGGGGGCGCGGCTGGGGCCGCATCATCGCGGTGACCAGCCTGACGGTGGGGCGGCCTGCGCTGACCCTGCCCGTCAGCAACGCCATGCGCGCCGCCGTGACCAACCACCTGCGGACCCTGGCGCTGGAGGTCGCCGCCGACGGGGTGACCTGCAACACCGTCGCCCCCGGCTACACCGCCACCGACCGCCTCCAGGCGCTGCACGCCGACCCCGCCGAGGCCGCCCGGCTGCGTGGGCGCATCCCCGCGCGGCGCTTCGGGGACCCCGGCGAGGTGGGCGCGGCGGCCGCCTTTCTCGCCACCCGCGAGGCCGGGTACATCACCGGGCAGGAGGTGCTGGTGGACGGCGGCTGGAGCATCTGA
- the tatC gene encoding twin-arginine translocase subunit TatC, which yields MSQGQPLPSAPLLDHLDELRRRLIYSLIFLALGMVAAFQYRLQLIELIKGPLRYSEQYQANNVQLVTVNLADQFLLSLQLSFWAGLALALPLILWQVWAFIAPGLYPHERRWGLPFIVGAGLSFLAGAAFGYAFVLPAMVRFLLDFLGGTVQQMQSLANYIGTITSFLIAFGLAFELPILAVILTRIGLINHVLLRRGWRIALVGVLLFAAFITPTPDPFNMLMVGVPLYALYELGILLSRLFRVVPAEDSHVIGTGT from the coding sequence ATGAGTCAGGGACAGCCTCTCCCGAGCGCCCCGCTGCTCGACCACCTCGACGAGCTGCGCCGGCGGCTGATCTACAGCCTGATCTTTCTGGCGTTGGGCATGGTCGCCGCCTTCCAGTACCGGCTGCAACTGATCGAGCTGATCAAGGGGCCGCTGCGCTACTCCGAGCAGTACCAGGCGAACAACGTCCAGCTCGTCACCGTGAATCTGGCCGACCAGTTCCTGCTGAGCCTGCAACTCTCCTTTTGGGCCGGGCTGGCGCTGGCGCTGCCCCTGATCCTGTGGCAGGTCTGGGCCTTTATCGCGCCGGGGCTGTACCCCCACGAACGGCGCTGGGGGCTGCCCTTCATCGTGGGGGCGGGGCTGTCCTTTCTGGCCGGGGCGGCTTTCGGGTACGCGTTTGTGCTGCCCGCGATGGTGCGCTTTTTGCTCGATTTCCTGGGCGGCACGGTGCAGCAGATGCAGAGCCTCGCGAACTACATCGGCACGATTACCAGTTTTCTGATCGCCTTCGGCCTCGCCTTTGAGCTGCCGATCCTGGCCGTGATCCTGACGCGGATCGGGCTGATCAACCACGTCCTGCTGCGCCGGGGCTGGCGCATCGCGCTGGTGGGGGTGCTGCTCTTTGCCGCCTTTATCACGCCCACGCCGGACCCTTTCAACATGCTGATGGTCGGCGTGCCGCTTTACGCGCTCTACGAACTGGGCATCTTGCTCTCGCGCCTCTTCCGGGTGGTTCCCGCCGAGGACAGCCACGTGATCGGCACCGGCACCTGA
- the glmU gene encoding bifunctional UDP-N-acetylglucosamine diphosphorylase/glucosamine-1-phosphate N-acetyltransferase GlmU, producing MTELERPLDVVILAAGQGTRMKSALPKVLHPVAGRPMVAWAVKAAQELGARRVVVVTGHGAEQVEAALQAPGVAFARQHGQLGTGHAFLAGAEALDADGEADVLVLYGDTPLLRPETLRELLADHRAHASAFTILTGELPDATGYGRIIRDASGNVERIVEQKAATPQEQAVREFNSGVYVMDARAPELARRITNDNAAGEYYLTDLLALYRREGAAVRAFKLADPDEVMGANDRPGLAEAEAILRRRINLAHMRAGVTLPAPDTVYIEDTVVLGRDVTLEPGVILRGQTRVADGVTVGAYSLLSDTVLESGVTVRAHSVLEGAQVGEGSDVGPFARLRPGTVLEEGVHIGNFVETKNAQLAAGVKAGHLAYLGDVEIGAETNVGAGTIVANYDGVNKHRSRVGAGVFIGSNSTLIAPRVVGDAAFVAAGSAVHEDVPEGAMAVARGKQRTLEGWSRRYWGGMREQVGRKLPWLAGWLERQG from the coding sequence ATGACAGAACTTGAGCGTCCGCTGGACGTGGTGATTCTCGCGGCGGGGCAGGGCACCCGCATGAAATCGGCCCTGCCGAAGGTGCTGCATCCCGTGGCCGGGCGGCCGATGGTCGCGTGGGCCGTCAAGGCCGCGCAGGAGCTGGGCGCGCGCAGGGTGGTCGTGGTGACCGGGCACGGAGCCGAGCAGGTGGAAGCGGCGCTGCAAGCGCCCGGGGTGGCCTTTGCGCGCCAGCACGGGCAACTGGGAACCGGACACGCCTTCCTGGCCGGAGCCGAGGCGCTGGACGCGGACGGCGAGGCCGACGTGCTGGTGCTGTACGGCGACACGCCGCTGCTGCGCCCGGAAACGCTGCGCGAGCTGCTGGCCGACCACCGCGCGCACGCCTCGGCCTTCACGATCCTGACGGGCGAACTGCCCGACGCGACCGGGTATGGCCGGATCATCCGCGACGCCTCGGGCAACGTCGAGCGCATCGTGGAGCAGAAGGCCGCGACCCCCCAGGAACAGGCCGTGCGCGAGTTCAACTCCGGCGTGTACGTGATGGACGCCCGCGCGCCCGAACTGGCCCGGCGCATCACCAACGACAACGCGGCGGGCGAGTACTACCTCACCGACCTGCTGGCGCTGTACCGCCGGGAGGGCGCCGCCGTGCGCGCCTTCAAGCTGGCCGACCCCGACGAGGTGATGGGCGCCAACGACCGCCCCGGACTGGCCGAGGCCGAGGCGATCTTGCGCCGCCGCATCAACCTGGCCCACATGCGCGCCGGGGTGACCCTGCCCGCGCCCGACACCGTGTATATCGAGGACACGGTGGTGCTGGGCCGCGACGTGACCCTGGAACCCGGCGTGATCCTGCGCGGCCAGACCCGCGTCGCGGACGGGGTGACGGTCGGCGCCTACAGCCTGCTCAGCGACACGGTGCTGGAGAGCGGCGTGACCGTGAGGGCACACAGCGTGCTGGAGGGCGCCCAGGTCGGCGAGGGCAGCGACGTGGGGCCGTTCGCCCGCCTGCGCCCCGGCACCGTGCTGGAGGAGGGCGTGCATATCGGCAACTTCGTGGAGACGAAGAACGCGCAGCTCGCCGCCGGGGTCAAGGCCGGGCACCTCGCCTACCTCGGCGACGTGGAGATCGGCGCGGAGACGAATGTCGGGGCCGGGACCATCGTCGCCAACTATGACGGGGTGAACAAGCACCGCAGCCGCGTGGGCGCCGGGGTCTTTATCGGCTCGAACTCCACCCTGATCGCCCCGCGCGTGGTGGGCGACGCGGCCTTTGTCGCGGCGGGCAGCGCCGTCCACGAGGACGTGCCCGAAGGCGCGATGGCCGTTGCCCGCGGCAAGCAGCGCACCCTGGAAGGCTGGTCGCGGCGCTACTGGGGCGGCATGCGCGAGCAGGTGGGCCGCAAGCTGCCGTGGCTGGCGGGCTGGCTGGAGCGGCAGGGGTAA
- the lgt gene encoding prolipoprotein diacylglyceryl transferase gives MDPVFLQIGNFTVAWYGVLITLGIVLGVWVGTRLARERGLNVDLFSDMVLWAIVWGLVGARIVFVATSWEQFANIPFPRVLLDIINLRQGGISIHGGLIGGILVLIYYTRRYKLNFYEYADLFVPGVAFGIIGGRIGNIMNGTDTVGRVTGWPVGYRWPDSARAFHEGMCIPNPNPDMDLSRYCQEIGGQLVMTAPVHFTQLYGVFIGIILSVAAYFWLRSRKAGWAFWQFWLWYSILRAGAEETFRLNPLAIKTYLNQGLDAPGIGLWTDTHLISVPLILVSILMLLRLRNRPDTR, from the coding sequence ATGGATCCCGTCTTCTTGCAGATCGGCAATTTCACGGTTGCCTGGTACGGCGTGCTGATCACGCTGGGCATCGTTCTGGGCGTGTGGGTGGGCACCCGGCTGGCCCGCGAGCGCGGCCTGAACGTGGACCTGTTCAGCGACATGGTGCTGTGGGCCATCGTGTGGGGGCTGGTCGGCGCCCGCATCGTGTTCGTGGCGACCTCGTGGGAGCAGTTCGCCAACATTCCCTTTCCGCGCGTCTTGCTCGACATCATCAATCTGAGGCAGGGCGGCATCTCGATTCACGGGGGGCTGATCGGCGGCATCCTGGTGCTGATCTACTACACCCGGCGCTACAAGCTCAATTTCTACGAGTACGCCGACCTGTTCGTGCCGGGCGTGGCCTTCGGGATCATCGGCGGGCGCATCGGCAACATCATGAACGGCACCGATACGGTGGGCCGGGTGACCGGATGGCCGGTCGGTTACCGCTGGCCGGACAGCGCCCGCGCCTTTCACGAGGGCATGTGCATCCCCAACCCCAACCCCGACATGGACCTCTCGCGCTACTGCCAGGAGATCGGCGGGCAACTGGTGATGACCGCGCCCGTCCACTTCACGCAGCTGTACGGCGTCTTCATCGGCATCATCCTGAGCGTCGCGGCGTACTTCTGGCTGCGGTCGCGCAAGGCGGGCTGGGCCTTCTGGCAGTTCTGGCTGTGGTACTCCATCCTGCGCGCCGGCGCCGAGGAGACCTTCCGCCTCAACCCCCTCGCCATCAAGACCTACCTCAACCAGGGCCTGGACGCCCCCGGCATCGGCCTGTGGACCGACACCCACCTCATCAGCGTGCCCCTGATTCTCGTCAGCATCCTGATGCTGCTGCGGCTGCGCAACCGGCCCGACACGCGCTGA
- a CDS encoding RNA polymerase sigma factor: MTAASPPPDPTDETLIERMAQGQQDALLELHRRHSRLLYGLGYRMLRQREDVEGCVQDAFMNAWRHAARFDPSRARAKTWLVSIAHHRFLQQLRDRPATALELGDWDQPTPAADPTDRLLVGRALQVLDPAQRELIELAYYRGHSHAELAALTGLPLGTVKSRLRAALDRMRGALGTPTGTAPARPGPPDAPKGGEQP, encoded by the coding sequence ATGACCGCCGCCTCCCCGCCGCCCGACCCCACCGACGAGACGCTGATCGAGCGGATGGCCCAGGGCCAGCAGGACGCGCTGCTGGAGCTGCACCGCCGCCACTCGCGGCTGCTTTACGGGCTGGGCTACCGGATGCTGCGCCAGCGCGAGGATGTGGAGGGCTGCGTGCAAGACGCCTTCATGAATGCCTGGCGGCACGCGGCGCGCTTTGATCCCTCCCGCGCGCGCGCCAAGACCTGGCTGGTCAGCATCGCGCACCACCGCTTCTTGCAGCAGCTGCGTGACCGCCCCGCCACGGCCCTGGAGCTTGGCGACTGGGACCAGCCCACCCCCGCTGCGGACCCCACCGACCGGCTGCTGGTGGGCCGCGCCTTGCAGGTGCTGGACCCCGCGCAGCGCGAGCTGATCGAGCTGGCCTACTACCGGGGCCACTCGCACGCCGAACTGGCGGCCTTGACCGGATTGCCGCTGGGCACCGTAAAATCCCGGCTGCGCGCGGCGCTGGACCGGATGCGCGGGGCGCTGGGCACGCCCACCGGGACCGCGCCCGCCCGGCCCGGCCCGCCGGACGCCCCGAAAGGAGGGGAGCAGCCATGA
- a CDS encoding Sec-independent protein translocase subunit TatA/TatB, translated as MPNLGASEILAILVIALVVFGPRNLPELGKNVGHALREFRRTTGRVTDELRAELKAPPPPPPPPRQGP; from the coding sequence ATGCCCAACCTCGGTGCCTCCGAGATCCTGGCCATTCTGGTGATCGCGCTGGTCGTGTTCGGGCCGCGCAACCTGCCCGAACTCGGCAAGAACGTCGGCCACGCCCTGCGCGAGTTTCGCCGCACCACCGGCCGCGTCACCGACGAGCTGCGCGCCGAGCTGAAAGCCCCCCCCCCGCCCCCGCCGCCTCCCCGGCAAGGCCCCTAG
- the rnhA gene encoding ribonuclease HI, protein MTPSGAKPHFRKSPARKAQDAARDRLPLQAGIQPAVPVAGEQVELYSDGACDTGAGHGGWATILKYRGQELVLSGNERETTNNRMELRGLLEGLRTLKRPCQVRVVTDSQYLRKAFTDGWILKWQRNGWKTAGGDPVKNQDLWEELIAQAKTHALTFVWVKGHDGHGENERVDVLAVQERKKLRAG, encoded by the coding sequence ATGACGCCCTCGGGGGCCAAGCCCCACTTCAGGAAATCGCCCGCTCGAAAAGCCCAGGACGCCGCCCGCGACCGGCTGCCCCTCCAGGCCGGAATCCAGCCGGCCGTGCCGGTGGCGGGCGAACAGGTCGAGCTGTACAGCGACGGCGCCTGCGACACCGGGGCCGGGCACGGCGGTTGGGCGACCATCCTGAAGTACCGGGGCCAGGAACTTGTCCTCAGCGGCAACGAGCGGGAGACCACCAACAACCGCATGGAGCTGCGCGGCCTGCTCGAAGGCCTCCGGACCCTCAAGCGCCCCTGCCAGGTGCGGGTGGTGACCGACAGCCAGTATCTGCGCAAGGCCTTTACCGACGGCTGGATTCTGAAATGGCAGCGCAACGGCTGGAAGACGGCGGGCGGCGATCCGGTGAAAAATCAGGACCTCTGGGAGGAGCTGATCGCGCAGGCCAAAACCCACGCCCTGACCTTCGTGTGGGTCAAGGGCCACGACGGCCACGGCGAGAACGAGCGGGTAGACGTGCTGGCCGTGCAGGAACGCAAGAAGCTGCGGGCCGGGTAA
- a CDS encoding MFS transporter — MVPTSQGAPAGGWRTFLALWGSQSVSQVGSYIAWFALNVYVAQTLYPDPAQKAPLALALGAFAIAVTLIAVLIAPVAGSVADRFDRKRVMLLCNVLSGGLTLGLAALMVGTVAPLWLLIAFVVATQVLTNIHEAALESSYAMIVPEAQLTRANGMMQTTRQFSSLLGPALATLLVGLPALLGASSGSGGWLSGLRDGVPFALLVDGVSFLVAGLILSRLAIPSPPPAQPHGSAGANLRADTRLGWTYLLRRPPLLQLLVVAAALNFATAAIPVYQTLLTTFTLEPDRAARGLSFAATLAIIQTVTSAGMVLGGLAISTWGGLKQRRVLGILVPALVSGAGLILMGLSGNLYLTAAAFALTVFVMPITNAHSGGIWQAQVPRELQGRVFAVRRVVARFTVPLGMAFVSGLSTVLPPGPVIAAMGLLVIVICGAQLLNPTVQRVEDREYVEGLAAARGG, encoded by the coding sequence ATGGTTCCAACGTCTCAGGGCGCCCCGGCGGGCGGCTGGCGGACCTTTCTGGCCCTGTGGGGGTCGCAGTCGGTCAGCCAGGTCGGTTCCTACATCGCGTGGTTCGCGCTGAACGTGTACGTGGCGCAGACCCTCTACCCGGACCCCGCTCAGAAAGCGCCGCTGGCGCTGGCGCTGGGGGCTTTTGCCATCGCCGTGACCTTGATCGCGGTGCTGATCGCGCCCGTCGCGGGGTCGGTCGCCGACCGCTTCGACCGCAAACGGGTGATGCTGCTGTGCAACGTCTTGTCGGGGGGGCTGACGCTGGGGCTGGCGGCGCTGATGGTCGGGACGGTGGCGCCCTTGTGGCTGCTGATCGCCTTTGTGGTCGCCACCCAGGTCCTGACCAACATCCACGAGGCCGCGCTGGAAAGCAGCTACGCGATGATCGTGCCGGAAGCGCAGCTGACCCGCGCCAACGGCATGATGCAGACCACCCGGCAGTTCAGCAGCCTGCTCGGCCCGGCGCTCGCCACGCTGCTGGTCGGTCTGCCCGCCCTGCTGGGGGCCTCCTCCGGGTCGGGAGGCTGGCTTTCGGGCCTGCGCGACGGCGTGCCTTTCGCCTTGCTGGTGGACGGGGTGAGCTTTCTGGTCGCTGGCCTGATCCTCTCGCGGCTCGCCATTCCCAGCCCGCCCCCTGCCCAGCCCCACGGCAGCGCGGGCGCGAACCTCAGGGCCGACACCCGCCTGGGCTGGACCTACCTGCTGCGCCGCCCGCCCCTGCTGCAACTGCTGGTCGTGGCCGCCGCGCTGAACTTCGCCACGGCCGCGATTCCGGTCTACCAGACGCTGCTGACCACCTTCACCCTGGAGCCTGACCGCGCCGCCCGGGGCCTGAGCTTCGCCGCGACGCTGGCGATCATCCAGACCGTGACCAGCGCCGGGATGGTCCTGGGTGGCCTCGCCATCAGCACCTGGGGCGGCCTGAAACAGCGGCGGGTGCTGGGCATCCTGGTCCCCGCCCTGGTGTCCGGCGCGGGCCTGATCCTGATGGGCCTGTCGGGCAACCTGTACCTCACGGCCGCCGCCTTTGCCCTCACGGTCTTCGTGATGCCCATCACCAACGCCCACAGCGGGGGCATCTGGCAGGCGCAGGTGCCGCGCGAACTTCAGGGCCGGGTCTTCGCGGTGCGCCGGGTGGTCGCCCGCTTCACGGTGCCGCTGGGCATGGCCTTTGTCAGCGGCCTCTCGACCGTGCTGCCCCCCGGACCCGTGATCGCCGCGATGGGCCTGCTGGTCATCGTGATCTGCGGGGCGCAGCTGCTGAATCCCACCGTGCAGCGGGTGGAGGACCGGGAGTACGTGGAGGGGCTGGCGGCGGCGCGGGGGGGGTAG
- a CDS encoding twin-arginine translocase TatA/TatE family subunit encodes MPFGPLEIILLLVVVALIFGAKKLPELGKGLGLGIKEFRKETREPLPPPQATTPLSDVTVTDVQARPLEPATQVPVTQVAVTPTPVAAAEGRAAETAPERDPRA; translated from the coding sequence ATGCCGTTTGGTCCCCTGGAAATTATTCTGCTGCTCGTCGTCGTCGCCCTGATCTTCGGGGCCAAGAAGCTGCCTGAACTCGGCAAGGGCCTGGGCCTGGGCATCAAGGAGTTCAGGAAAGAAACCCGCGAGCCGCTTCCCCCGCCTCAGGCGACCACCCCGCTGAGCGACGTGACGGTCACCGATGTGCAGGCGCGCCCGCTGGAACCGGCGACCCAGGTTCCCGTGACCCAGGTCGCCGTGACCCCGACGCCCGTGGCCGCCGCCGAAGGACGCGCCGCCGAGACGGCTCCCGAGCGCGACCCCCGCGCCTGA
- a CDS encoding stalk domain-containing protein, with amino-acid sequence MTRLVRFGLIASVLWLGLTPAPPRAQSADMPQVRVLLNSRELGAFPAAISGGRLLLPLPAFASLGWRPLLDPHNGVVDLAGCLRVRTTGREVFLIGGPGVIGVRTASALEPLPVAAQSRGGRTFLPAGALAAFLGYAVTFDRGAARVRFTLPGDPAKLDPVSEACLRNIGAVP; translated from the coding sequence ATGACCCGGCTCGTCCGCTTCGGCCTGATCGCCAGCGTCCTGTGGCTGGGCCTGACCCCCGCCCCGCCGCGCGCCCAGAGTGCCGACATGCCTCAGGTGAGGGTGCTGCTGAACAGCCGCGAACTGGGCGCGTTCCCCGCCGCCATCTCCGGCGGTCGGCTGCTGCTGCCGCTTCCGGCCTTCGCCTCGCTGGGCTGGCGCCCGCTGCTCGATCCCCACAACGGGGTGGTGGACCTCGCGGGCTGCCTGCGCGTGCGGACCACGGGGCGGGAGGTCTTTTTGATCGGCGGCCCCGGCGTGATCGGCGTGAGGACCGCCTCGGCGCTGGAGCCGCTGCCAGTCGCCGCGCAGTCGCGCGGGGGCCGCACCTTTCTCCCGGCGGGAGCGCTGGCCGCTTTTCTGGGGTATGCGGTGACCTTCGACAGGGGGGCCGCCCGGGTGCGGTTCACGCTGCCGGGCGACCCCGCCAAGCTCGATCCGGTCAGCGAGGCGTGCCTGCGGAACATCGGGGCGGTTCCCTGA